GATATTGATAAATTTCCCGTTTTAGACGTTCGTAATCTGGGCATCGATTTCGGAGGCCTTACGGCAGTAGACAGCTTCAATATGGGCATAGGAAAAACCGAAATCGCAGGCCTTATCGGTCCTAACGGAGCCGGAAAGACAACGGTTTTTAACCTCCTCACAAAGGTTTACCAGCCCACAAGGGGAACAATCCTCTTAAACGGAAGGGATACCCACAATATGAATACTGTTCAGATTAATAAGGCCGGGATTGCCCGTACGTTTCAGAATATCAGGCTTTTTACCAATTTATCCGTAGAGGATAATGTAAAGCTTGGCCTTCATAACAGCATTGGCTACAATATGTGGACGGGGATATTCAGAATGCCTAAGTATTGGAAGGAAGAAAAGCGTGCCCGTGAAAAGGCAAGAGAGCTTCTTTCCATATTTGATATGGCGGATATGGCAGACCATCAGGCAGGTTCTTTGCCTTACGGCGCCCAAAGAAGGCTTGAAATCGTAAGAGCCTTAGCGACGGAACCTTCCCTTCTTCTTTTAGATGAGCCGGCGGCGGGTATGAACCCTTCGGAAACGGCAGAGCTTATGGAAAATATCGTTAAAATAAGAGATACCTTTAACATTGCAATTATGCTCATTGAACACGATATGAACCTGGTTATGGGTATCTGTGAAGGCATCTGTGTTCTTAATTTCGGCAAGGTCATTGCAAAGGGCACGCCGAGAGAGATACAGAACAGCCCTCAGGTTATCGAAGCCTATTTGGGAAAGAAAAGGGGTGCTTAAATATGCTTAAGGTGAATGACATCAATGTATATTACGGTGCAATCCATGCCGTGAAAAATGTATCCCTTGAAGTAAACGAAGGTGAAATCGTCACCTTGATCGGGGCCAACGGAGCGGGGAAAAGTACGATTCTAAACACAATTTCCGGCCTTCTTCGCACAAGGACGGGAGATATTAACTTCTTAAACGGCAATATAACCGCAATGGCTCCCCATCGGATTGTTGAACACGGCCTTGCCCATGTTCCCGAAGGAAGGCGCATATTTCTCCAAATGACCGTTGAGGAGAACCTTGAAATGGGTGCCTTTACCCGTACTTCAAAGGAAGCGGAAAAAGACCTTGAATCCGTATATAATTTATTTCCAAGGCTTCTTGAAAGAAAAGACCAAACCGCAGGGACCCTTTCAGGAGGCGAACAGCAGATGCTTGCCATGGGAAGGGCATTTATGAGCCGCCCCAAGCTTCTGATGCTCGATGAGCCTTCCATGGGGCTTGCGCCTATTCTTGTAGAGCAGATATTTACAATCATTCAAGAGCTTAATAAAGCTGGAACCACCATACTCCTTGTTGAGCAGAACGCTCAAATGGCTTTATCCATTGCCGACAGGGGATACGTTCTCGAAACAGGGAAAATAGCAATTTCCGGCACGGGAAAAGAGCTTTCTGAAAGCGATGAAATCAGAAGGGCCTATTTAGGGGGCTAGAACCGGTTTTAAGGTTGGAAAATCGACGCGGATTTTATTTGAAAAATGGAGCTTGAACCGAATCGGAAAGATACCCATCATGGAAGGCAGATTTTGCGGAGCATAATTTCTAAAGAAAAACGCAGAAATGATTTTTAAGCTTTTTCTTTTTGGCGGAAAAGAAAACTGTATGAAAGTCCGCTTAAAACACGTGCCGTTTCATATTACCAGCAAGGGTACATTTCGATTGTTTTTGACGAAGCAATTACTTTTTCAGGCAGAGCGTCTAAGATTTGGAGTTTCAAAACATGCTGTAAGGCCTAAGATTAAATAAGCTTAATTATATTATACCTAAAGAAAAAACTATGCTTTAAAAAGATAATAATTTTATTTGGTTATAGAATATATTTTAAAAGCCAATTCTTTTACCGGCATAAAAAAGCTATGAGGCGAAACCTCATAGCTTTTTATGTTTATTATAAAATTCCTTAAGCTCTAATTTTCGTTCTTCTGGGATTAAAGTCTTCTTTATACCAAGAATAGCCCCTTCTAATCCCAAAAGCCTTTGAATACAGGCAGAAGAGTCAATGGCCTGTATTTTAAGCCATGCCTTTTCTGAACCGGATGCCTTAAGCGCTTCAAAATTATTTATGCCAACTTCTATTAACTGTCTTTCAGTGTCTTTTCCTATGTTGGGAAGCTTTAATAAATCTCCCATATGAATTCTCCTTTCCTATGAGCCTAAGCCCTCTGCCTTTCAAATCCCAAATATCTGGTCCCCTGAAATGTAAGCGTGCCCATGTCGTTTTCAATAAGCATACCGTATTCCTTATCAGGGACTAAAAATTCCATTCGGTCTCCGCTTTCAACTTCAAAAGTAATAAAATAAGAAGTAGAGGAGGATGTAGAGTGCATATGATGATCCGTTCCGGCATGGTTCCGATGAATACGTACGTCTGAACGCTTTGATATAACCTTTGCCTTAACGGAAAGAACAGGGGAGTCGTTATTTCTCTTCCATTCTCTGGCCCCTCGGACAGCACCGACAAGGATCATTCCGAATACAAAAATAAATCCCAGTATGACGATGATAGGTACAACAGAGAACATAATATTTCCAAGAGTATCAAAAGGAGAATAAAACATAAAAACCTCCTGCGGTTATT
This is a stretch of genomic DNA from Anaeropeptidivorans aminofermentans. It encodes these proteins:
- a CDS encoding ABC transporter ATP-binding protein — translated: MSQNKQETKLVPIPSTNIIPERDIDKFPVLDVRNLGIDFGGLTAVDSFNMGIGKTEIAGLIGPNGAGKTTVFNLLTKVYQPTRGTILLNGRDTHNMNTVQINKAGIARTFQNIRLFTNLSVEDNVKLGLHNSIGYNMWTGIFRMPKYWKEEKRAREKARELLSIFDMADMADHQAGSLPYGAQRRLEIVRALATEPSLLLLDEPAAGMNPSETAELMENIVKIRDTFNIAIMLIEHDMNLVMGICEGICVLNFGKVIAKGTPREIQNSPQVIEAYLGKKRGA
- a CDS encoding ABC transporter ATP-binding protein — encoded protein: MLKVNDINVYYGAIHAVKNVSLEVNEGEIVTLIGANGAGKSTILNTISGLLRTRTGDINFLNGNITAMAPHRIVEHGLAHVPEGRRIFLQMTVEENLEMGAFTRTSKEAEKDLESVYNLFPRLLERKDQTAGTLSGGEQQMLAMGRAFMSRPKLLMLDEPSMGLAPILVEQIFTIIQELNKAGTTILLVEQNAQMALSIADRGYVLETGKIAISGTGKELSESDEIRRAYLGG
- a CDS encoding TfoX/Sxy family protein, with amino-acid sequence MGDLLKLPNIGKDTERQLIEVGINNFEALKASGSEKAWLKIQAIDSSACIQRLLGLEGAILGIKKTLIPEERKLELKEFYNKHKKL
- a CDS encoding DUF2500 domain-containing protein; the protein is MFYSPFDTLGNIMFSVVPIIVILGFIFVFGMILVGAVRGAREWKRNNDSPVLSVKAKVISKRSDVRIHRNHAGTDHHMHSTSSSTSYFITFEVESGDRMEFLVPDKEYGMLIENDMGTLTFQGTRYLGFERQRA